Within the Microbacterium sp. 1S1 genome, the region CGACTTCGCGTTCATCGCCGGCAAGTTCGCGACGCCGTTCTGGCAGTGGTGGGACGTGCTGATGCTCTGGCTCGCCCTCATCCACGGCGCCAACGGCATGCGGACGATCGTGAACGACTACGTGACCAACCCCACCGCGCGCAAGGCGCTCGTCTGGGCCCTCGGCCTGGCCGCCGGCCTGCTCATCCTCCTCGGCACCCTGGTCGTCTTCACCTTCGACCCGTGCCTGGGTGTGACCGAGTCGAGCACGCTGTGGGAGACCTGCCAGGCGCAGGGCTAGAAGAAGAGGCAAACGAGAAGTGACTACCCAGACGCAGGATTCCGTCGTCCGCGACGGCGTGCATTACCACCAGTTCGACATCGTCATCGTCGGCGCCGGAGGCGCCGGCATGCGGGCGGCCATCGAGGCCGGCCCCGGCGCGAAGACCGCGGTGATCTCCAAGCTCTACCCGACGCGGTCGCACACCGGTGCCGCGCAGGGCGGCATGGCGGCGGCCCTCGCGAACGTCGAGGAGGACTCCTGGGAGTGGCACACCTTCGACACCGTCAAGGGCGGCGACTACCTCGTCGACCAGGACGCGGCGGAGATCCTCGCGAAGGAGGCGATCGACGCGGTCATCGACCTCGAGAACATGGGGCTCCCGTTCAACCGCACCCCCGAGGGCAAGATCGACCAGCGTCGGTTCGGCGGTCACACGGCCGAGCACGGCAAGACCCCGGTCCGCCGTGCCTGCTACGCCGCCGACCGCACGGGTCACATGATCCTGCAGACGCTTTTCCAGAACTGCGTCAAGCTCGGGATCAACTTCTTCAACGAGTTCTACGTCCTCGACCTCATCACGGTGAAGGACGACGCGGGCCGGACCCAGATCGCGGGTGTCGTCGCCTACGACCTCGCCACCGGTGAGCTGCACGTGTTCCAGTCGAAGGCCGTGATCTTCGCGACCGGCGGCTTCGGCAAGATCTTCAAGACGACCTCCAACGCGCACACCCTCACGGGCGATGGCGTCGGCATCGTCTGGCGCAAGGGCCTCCCGCTTGAGGATCTCGAGTTCTTCCAGTTCCACCCGACCGGCCTCGCCGGACTCGGCATCCTCCTCACCGAGGGCGCACGAGGCGAGGGCGCCATCCTCCGCAACGCCTCGGGCGAACGGTTCATGGAACGGTACGCCCCCACCATCAAGGACCTCGCGCCCCGCGACATCGTCGCGCGCTGCATGGTCCAGGAGGTCGCGGAAGGCCGCGGCGCCGGTCCCCACAAGGACTACGTGCTGCTGGACTGCACGCACCTGGGCGCCGAGGTGCTCGAGACCAAGCTCCCCGACATCACCGAGTTCGCCCGCACGTACCTGGGCGTCGACCCGGTCGTCGAGCCGGTCCCGGTCATGCCCACCGCGCACTACGCCATGGGCGGCATCCCCACGAACAACAACGGCGAGGTGCTCGCGGACAACGACACGATCGTCCCCGGCCTCTACGCCGCCGGCGAGTGCGCGTGCGTCTCGGTCCACGGCGCGAACCGCCTCGGCACCAACTCGCTGCTCGACATCAACGTGTTCGGCAAGCGCTCGGGTCGCAACGCGGTGGAGTACGTCAAGACGGCCGAGTTCGTCCCGCTGCCGGAGAACCCCGCCGGCTTCGTCTCCGGCATGCTCGAGGGCCTGCGCAACAACCAGGGCACGGAGCGGATCGCCGTGCTGCGCAAGACGCTGCAGGACGAGATGGACAAGGGCGCCCAGGTGTTCCGCACCCACGAGTCGCTGCAGCACGTCCTCGGCGTGATCGCGGAACTCCGCGAGCGTTACAAGAACGTGCACGTCGACGACAAGGGCCACCGGTTCAACACCGACCTGCTCGAGGCCGTCGAGCTCGGCTTCCTGCTCGACATCGCCGAGGTCGTCGTCTACGCCGCGCAGAACCGGGAGGAGAGCCGTGGCGGCCACATGCGCGACGACTTCCCGAAGCGCGACGACGAGAACTACATGAAGCACACCATGGCCTACCTCACGGGCGACCCGCACTCCTCCGACCCGAGCGACCACATCAAGCTCGACTGGAAGCCGGTCGTCTTCACCAAGAACGACAAGGGCGAGTTGAACTACCCGCCGATGGAGAGGAAGTACTGAGCATGTCGAACGCCATCGCCGAAGCGCCGGCCGAGACGACCGAAGACACCGGGATCCAGTCCTTCATCGTCACCTTCAACATCCGTCGCTTCGACCCCGAGGTCGACGCCGAGCCGCACTGGGTCGACTACGACGTGGAGCTCTACTCCACCGACCGTGTGCTCGATGCGCTGCACAAGATCAAGTGGGAGGTCGACGGATCGCTGACCTTCCGCCGCTCCTGCGCCCACGGCATCTGCGGCTCCGACGCCATGCGCATCAACGGCCGCAACCGCCTGGCCTGCAAGACGCTGATCAAGGACCTCGACATCTCGAAGCCGATCTACGTCGAGGCGATCAAGGGTCTGCCGCTGGAGAAGGACCTCGTCGTCGACATGGAGCCCTTCTTCGCCTCGTACCGCGAGGTGCAGCCGTTCCTCGTCGCGAACTCGGTGCCGGAGAAGGGCAAGGAGCGCACCCAGTCCATCGCCGACCGCGAGATCTTCGACGACACCACCAAGTGCATCCTCTGCGCGGCGTGCACCTCGTCGTGCCCCGTGTTCTGGACCGACGGCCAGTACTTCGGCCCGGCCGCCATCGTCAACGCGCACCGCTTCATCTTCGACTCGCGCGACGACAACGCCGCAGTGCGCCTCGACATCCTCAACGACAAGGAGGGCGTCTGGCGCTGCCGCACGACCTTCAACTGCTCCGAGGCCTGCCCGCGCGGCATCGAGGTCACCAAGGCCATCGCCGAGGTCAAGCAGGCGGTCCTCCGCGGCCGTCCCTGACGTCGACACAGGCATCAACGCGAGAACAGGCGGTCCCGGGCGGGACCGCCTGTTCTCGCGTTAGCGCCTGGTGTCGCGAAGGGGCACGATCCGTCTTGGGTAGGGTGGGGGCGTGTCAGAGCCCGGTTCGGCGGCCGACGGTCGCCTCGATGCCGCCGTCGAGCGCGCGACCGCTCTCACCCGGCGCACCCTGGGCCTCTTCCCCGTGCGGGTGTGGCGGCACTTCCTGCAGCACAACGGCTTCCTGCTGGCGGCGGGCGTGAGCTATCAGGCGCTCTTCGCCATCTTCGCCGCGATCTACCTCGCCTTCGCGATCGCCGGTCTGTGGCTGGGCGGCAGCGAGGACGCCGTGAACGGGCTCATCGGGATCATCAACAACTACATCCCCAACCTCATCCTGGACGAGGGCGGCGTCTTCACCCCGGCGCAGGTGCAGGAGATCGCCTCGAACACCACCGGCGTCCTCGGGGTCACCGGACTCATCGCCCTCGGCACGGTGATCTGGACCGCGATCGGCTGGGTGACCTTCTCGCGCCGGGCTGTGCGCGACATCTTCGGCCTCGAGCCCGACCGCCGCAGCTACCTGGTCCTCAAAGCGCGCGACCTCCTCGCCGCCCTGATCTTCGGTGTCTCGCTCATCGTCGGCTCCGCGCTCAGTTCGGCCAGCGCAGCGGTGCTGAGCTGGGTGCTCTCGCTGCTCGGTTGGGACGCCGGCTCCGACGGCCTCAACCTCGGCATCCGCATCGGCACGGTGCTCGTGTCGTTCGTCCTGTTGACCGGTGCGCTGGCGGCGATGGTGCGCTTCCTGACGGGCACGTCGCTTCATTGGGGGACGATCTGGCCCGGAGCGGTCCTCGGAGGCGCCGCCATGACGGTCCTCCAGTTCGGAGTGGGTTTCCTTCTGAGCTACACGCCGTCGAACCCCCTGCTGGCGACCTTCGCGATCTTCGTGGGACTCCTGCTGTGGTTCCGCGTGAACGGCGTGGTGATGCTCGTCGCCGCCTCCTGGATCGCCGTCGCCGCCCAGGATCGCGACCTCCCGCTGCTGCTGCCCACCGATGCGGAACGGAGGGCTGCCGAGCACGCCACACTTCTCTCGGCGGCCCGGATCCGCCTCCGCGATGCCGAACGTGCCCGTGATGCAGCCCCCTGGTACCGGCGCTGGTCCGCGGGCCACGCCGTCCAGGAGGCGCAGCACGAGGTCGCCACGCTCGAGGCCTCCGCTCCCCCGCCCGTTCCCCCCTCCTCTCCGCTCGCCCAACGCCTGCTCGCGGAGCTCGAACACCGCCGGACCCGTGATGTCGGCGGTGCTGGTTAGGCTGGAGGAATGCCTCACCTGCGTATCGCCTCGGTCAATGTCAACGGGATCCGGGCGGCGGCCCGCAACGGGATGAGCACCTGGCTGGACGCCGCCGACATCGACATCCTCACCCTGCAGGAGGTGCGGGGGCAGGACGAGCACATCGAGGCCGCGCTGCCCGGCTGGGCCTTCGTCCATGACGAGGCCACGGCGAAGGGTCGCGCCGGTGTCGCGATCGCGAGTCGCATCCCCGCTCTCGCCTCGCGGGTCGACTTCGGTCCGGAGGACTTCGACGCCAAGGGCCGCTGGATCGAGGCGGACTTCCTCATCGGAGACCGTCCGCTCACGGTCGTGAGTGCGTACGTACACTCGGGCGAAGCCGACACACCGAAGCAGGACGAGAAATGGAAGTTCCTCGACGCGTTCGAGGCGCGGCTCGCGAGCCTCAACACCGACGGCGCCCTCGCGCTCGTCACCGGCGACCTCAACGTCGGACATCGGGAACTCGACATCAAGAACTGGCGGGGCAACCGGACCAAGGCCGGCTTCCTGCCCCGCGAGCGGGCGTACTTCGACCGCTTCCTCGGGGAGGCCGGAGCACCGATCACCGGCGTCGACGGCACGGTCGGCACGGGCCTGGGCTGGGTGGATGTGGGCCGTCGCTTCCACGGCGAGGTGGAGGGGCCCTACACGTGGTGGTCCATGCGAGGGAAGGCGTTCGACAACGACTCGGGGTGGCGCATCGACTATCACCTGGCCACGCCCGCCCTGGCCGAGCGCGTCCAGGCGTACCACGTCGCTCGGGCGGCCGCCTACGACCAGCGCTGGAGCGACCACGCGCCGGTCGTCGTCGATTACACCTACTGACCCGGTTCCGGCCGCTCCGAGGGCGCCGGCTCCGACTCCCGGTACCATCCGCGGTACTCCAGCACGGTGCCGAGCACCGGATTCACGGCGCGCATGTCGATCGTGCGGCGACGCTGCTCCGCATCCCAGCCGTCGACGAGATCCACCCGGACACCGAGCGGGCCGGGGAGAGCGAATCGGCGCCCGAACAGCCGCAGGGCGACGCGCACCGTGCGCATGCGCAGGAATCCTTCCTCGGTCACGCTGCACTCCTCGATGAGCTCCACGCGGCCGCGCGCGCCGAGGAGGTTCCGGACGAGGCCGGGTCGCACGCTGACCGTGAGCCGGTCCACGACCCTCGCGGTACGCGCCGGGAACAGGAACTCACGCGTCGAGTCGAGGGTCGCGCGCCCGCTCGACGAACGCCCTGAGATCGTGCGAAGGACGAACGGCACCTGTGTTCCCCGCGTCGGCACCAGCAGACCCGGTCCGACGACGGGGCGTGCGAGCGACGCCCACCGACCGAACCGGCTCCCTGCGACGGCGAAGACTCCTTCCGCGTGCCCCGCGGCGGCCGGAGCGCGATACTGCGCGAGGATCTCCGGATGCAGGCGCTCCGCGTC harbors:
- a CDS encoding succinate dehydrogenase hydrophobic membrane anchor subunit, which encodes MSAQTVAAPARRQRGINLEKWGWVFMRVSGVVLVVLIFGHLFVNLMVGEGIHALDFAFIAGKFATPFWQWWDVLMLWLALIHGANGMRTIVNDYVTNPTARKALVWALGLAAGLLILLGTLVVFTFDPCLGVTESSTLWETCQAQG
- the sdhA gene encoding succinate dehydrogenase flavoprotein subunit, coding for MTTQTQDSVVRDGVHYHQFDIVIVGAGGAGMRAAIEAGPGAKTAVISKLYPTRSHTGAAQGGMAAALANVEEDSWEWHTFDTVKGGDYLVDQDAAEILAKEAIDAVIDLENMGLPFNRTPEGKIDQRRFGGHTAEHGKTPVRRACYAADRTGHMILQTLFQNCVKLGINFFNEFYVLDLITVKDDAGRTQIAGVVAYDLATGELHVFQSKAVIFATGGFGKIFKTTSNAHTLTGDGVGIVWRKGLPLEDLEFFQFHPTGLAGLGILLTEGARGEGAILRNASGERFMERYAPTIKDLAPRDIVARCMVQEVAEGRGAGPHKDYVLLDCTHLGAEVLETKLPDITEFARTYLGVDPVVEPVPVMPTAHYAMGGIPTNNNGEVLADNDTIVPGLYAAGECACVSVHGANRLGTNSLLDINVFGKRSGRNAVEYVKTAEFVPLPENPAGFVSGMLEGLRNNQGTERIAVLRKTLQDEMDKGAQVFRTHESLQHVLGVIAELRERYKNVHVDDKGHRFNTDLLEAVELGFLLDIAEVVVYAAQNREESRGGHMRDDFPKRDDENYMKHTMAYLTGDPHSSDPSDHIKLDWKPVVFTKNDKGELNYPPMERKY
- a CDS encoding succinate dehydrogenase iron-sulfur subunit yields the protein MSNAIAEAPAETTEDTGIQSFIVTFNIRRFDPEVDAEPHWVDYDVELYSTDRVLDALHKIKWEVDGSLTFRRSCAHGICGSDAMRINGRNRLACKTLIKDLDISKPIYVEAIKGLPLEKDLVVDMEPFFASYREVQPFLVANSVPEKGKERTQSIADREIFDDTTKCILCAACTSSCPVFWTDGQYFGPAAIVNAHRFIFDSRDDNAAVRLDILNDKEGVWRCRTTFNCSEACPRGIEVTKAIAEVKQAVLRGRP
- a CDS encoding YihY/virulence factor BrkB family protein; the encoded protein is MSEPGSAADGRLDAAVERATALTRRTLGLFPVRVWRHFLQHNGFLLAAGVSYQALFAIFAAIYLAFAIAGLWLGGSEDAVNGLIGIINNYIPNLILDEGGVFTPAQVQEIASNTTGVLGVTGLIALGTVIWTAIGWVTFSRRAVRDIFGLEPDRRSYLVLKARDLLAALIFGVSLIVGSALSSASAAVLSWVLSLLGWDAGSDGLNLGIRIGTVLVSFVLLTGALAAMVRFLTGTSLHWGTIWPGAVLGGAAMTVLQFGVGFLLSYTPSNPLLATFAIFVGLLLWFRVNGVVMLVAASWIAVAAQDRDLPLLLPTDAERRAAEHATLLSAARIRLRDAERARDAAPWYRRWSAGHAVQEAQHEVATLEASAPPPVPPSSPLAQRLLAELEHRRTRDVGGAG
- a CDS encoding exodeoxyribonuclease III; the encoded protein is MPHLRIASVNVNGIRAAARNGMSTWLDAADIDILTLQEVRGQDEHIEAALPGWAFVHDEATAKGRAGVAIASRIPALASRVDFGPEDFDAKGRWIEADFLIGDRPLTVVSAYVHSGEADTPKQDEKWKFLDAFEARLASLNTDGALALVTGDLNVGHRELDIKNWRGNRTKAGFLPRERAYFDRFLGEAGAPITGVDGTVGTGLGWVDVGRRFHGEVEGPYTWWSMRGKAFDNDSGWRIDYHLATPALAERVQAYHVARAAAYDQRWSDHAPVVVDYTY
- a CDS encoding DUF4166 domain-containing protein, whose product is MTATTPPVRGRVFLDALGPDAERLHPEILAQYRAPAAAGHAEGVFAVAGSRFGRWASLARPVVGPGLLVPTRGTQVPFVLRTISGRSSSGRATLDSTREFLFPARTARVVDRLTVSVRPGLVRNLLGARGRVELIEECSVTEEGFLRMRTVRVALRLFGRRFALPGPLGVRVDLVDGWDAEQRRRTIDMRAVNPVLGTVLEYRGWYRESEPAPSERPEPGQ